The following are encoded together in the Cicer arietinum cultivar CDC Frontier isolate Library 1 chromosome 2, Cicar.CDCFrontier_v2.0, whole genome shotgun sequence genome:
- the LOC101499946 gene encoding transcription factor MYB20, which yields MGRQPCCDKVGLKKGPWTVEEDKKLINFILTNGQCCWRAVPKLAGLLRCGKSCRLRWTNYLRPDLKRGLLSEHEEKMVIDLHAQLGNRWSKIASHLPGRTDNEIKNHWNTHIKKKLKKMGIDPLTHKPLSNTSDLTQNEPIQQQLNQQPLTLDVDTKVESKFEEVEKQETSFESSTITQVKDKDEIITPLFDTMELVDGFCIDEVPMIEPFEILVSSTSSTSSSSSSNSINFLEDFMLHDFEWSCSSSNNNNNNNNNNNNNNNNNNNNNNNNNNNNNNNNNNNKDKEDNNNNMAFWDDDFIRSLNLLINDEDVDDVNDGERKQEFDAPLSNYSRMIMDSEFWADGLF from the exons atggGAAGACAACCTTGTTGTGACAAAGTTGGGTTGAAGAAAGGGCCATGGACTGTAGAGGAAGACAAGAAGCTCATAAATTTCATCCTCACAAATGGCCAATGTTGTTGGAGAGCTGTCCCTAAATTGGCAG GGCTATTAAGGTGTGGAAAAAGTTGCAGACTTAGATGGACAAATTATTTGAGGCCAGATTTAAAGAGAGGACTTTTATCAGAACATGAAGAGAAAATGGTGATTGATCTCCATGCTCAACTTGGGAACAG ATGGTCTAAGATTGCTTCTCATTTACCGGGTCGAACggataatgaaataaaaaatcattggAATACTCATATAAAGAAAAAGCTCAAGAAAATGGGAATTGATCCTCTCACTCACAAACCACTCTCTAATACAAGTGACCTAACACAAAATGAACCTATACAACAACAACTAAACCAACAACCTTTGACACTTGATGTTGACACCAAAGTTGAATCTAAATTTGAGGAGGTAGAGAAGCAAGAGACTTCATTTGAGTCATCAACAATCACTCAAGTCAAAGATAAAGATGAAATTATAACACCTTTATTTGACACAATGGAGCTAGTTGATGGATTTTGCATAGATGAAGTTCCAATGATAGAACCTTTTGAGATTCTAGTTTCTTCCACTTCATCCacctcttcatcatcttcatcaaattcaattaaCTTCCTTGAAGATTTTATGCTCCATGATTTTGAGTGGTCTTGTAGTAGtagtaacaataataataataataataataataataataataataataataataataataataataataataataataataataataataataataataataataataataaagacaaGGAAGACAACAATAACAATATGGCATTTTGggatgatgattttataagaagcttgaatttgttgattaatgatgaagatgttgatgaTGTTAATGATGGGGAAAGAAAGCAAGAATTTGATGCTCCTCTTAGCAACTACTCAAGAATGATCATGGATTCAGAATTTTGGGCAGATGGTTTgttttga